In Vicingus serpentipes, the following are encoded in one genomic region:
- a CDS encoding M1 family metallopeptidase: MKTINFITLLLLCPITIFSQQTKKPYFQQTVNYAIDVELNDKLHQLNASETIEYTNNSPDKLEYIYFHIWPNAYKKYNTALGKQKLENGETRFYHAKDEELGFIDGLNFTSKGKVLEWEYDFKNEDICRVFLAETLLPGETVEISTPFSVKLPKGIFSRLGHMGESYQITQWYPKPAVYDKDGWHQMPYLDQGEFYSEYGTFDVKITLPKNYIVGATGDLINGEKELEWLSLKAIETATKIETFDDTDLAFPLSNDTLKTLNYHQENVHDFAWFADKRYHVLKGEVELPHSKEKVTTWAMFTNNEAYLWKKSIEYLNDAIYYYSLWNGDYPYKQVTAVDGALSAGGGMEYPNVTVIGESGNDFGLETVIMHEVGHNWFYGILGSNERDHPWMDEGLNSLNENRYIETKYPNAKLLPVDSGITPLLRFFDLADYKHKASYELLYTTNARLNKDQAIEEKSANYTSMNYGGIVYSKTAIVFDYLLAYLGEEIFDKCMHHYFDEWKFKHPQPQDLRAIFEEETGKDLSWFFDDIIKTTKKIDYKITTTKKDTSNAENILLKVKNNGKINGPFSVSGIKNNEIVHTQWYEPIGNKKLLTFKKGDYSHFKIDANLDIPEINRKNNTLKTKGLFKTMEPFRLQLMGSTENPNKTQLFFTPIAGWNTNDNFMLGTAFYNSTIPSKKFEYVIAPLYAFGSKNLNGYANAFYHIMPNSLFQDVAIGIKSSSFSYLNFNKPNNDEIQALEYYKIAPQINFEFKKRNPRQFNSFNINYQFVNIIEEVANYDRDADGNAFYTLDFEDYYVNNLSFILKSKHPINPFLVTVNTQQSTNFVKLNLEANYRFAYRKPKTGLDIRLFVGRFLYNNNASIRFNYNLSGNSDYMYDHILLARNTTDGYLNQQAMITDGGFKNYTTIPSANKWLNAINIKSTLPLRFIGLYADAGLSGYTARDFKGNEVDEVSNVAYNFGATLIVVPNIFEIYFPIKMSSELNQLKYSEKIRFSLNLYTIKPFEMVRNLDL, encoded by the coding sequence GTGAAAACAATAAATTTCATAACACTTCTTTTATTATGTCCAATTACTATTTTTTCACAACAAACTAAAAAACCATACTTCCAGCAAACAGTTAACTATGCTATTGATGTTGAATTAAACGATAAACTTCATCAATTAAATGCATCTGAAACAATTGAATACACTAATAACTCACCTGACAAATTAGAGTATATCTATTTTCATATTTGGCCAAATGCTTATAAAAAATACAATACAGCGCTAGGTAAACAAAAACTCGAAAATGGTGAAACACGCTTTTATCACGCTAAAGATGAAGAGCTAGGATTTATTGACGGTTTAAATTTTACCTCAAAAGGAAAAGTTTTAGAATGGGAATATGATTTTAAAAACGAAGATATTTGTCGCGTTTTTTTAGCTGAAACACTTTTACCTGGAGAAACGGTTGAAATTTCAACTCCTTTTAGTGTTAAATTGCCTAAAGGCATTTTTTCAAGATTAGGACATATGGGAGAATCATATCAGATTACTCAATGGTATCCAAAACCTGCTGTTTATGATAAAGATGGTTGGCACCAAATGCCTTATTTAGACCAAGGTGAGTTTTATTCAGAATATGGAACCTTTGATGTGAAAATTACTTTACCTAAAAATTATATTGTTGGAGCAACTGGAGATTTAATAAATGGAGAAAAGGAATTAGAATGGCTCTCACTAAAAGCCATAGAAACAGCAACTAAAATTGAAACTTTTGATGATACCGATTTAGCTTTCCCTTTATCAAACGACACATTAAAAACACTAAATTACCATCAAGAAAATGTTCATGATTTTGCATGGTTTGCAGATAAGCGTTACCATGTTTTAAAAGGAGAAGTTGAATTGCCTCACAGCAAAGAAAAAGTGACTACTTGGGCAATGTTTACAAACAACGAAGCTTACCTCTGGAAGAAAAGTATTGAATACTTGAATGACGCTATTTATTATTATTCTTTATGGAATGGAGATTACCCTTACAAGCAAGTAACTGCAGTTGATGGCGCATTAAGTGCTGGGGGAGGAATGGAATATCCAAACGTAACTGTAATTGGAGAGTCAGGAAATGATTTTGGTTTAGAAACTGTAATTATGCATGAAGTTGGACACAACTGGTTTTACGGTATTTTAGGTTCAAACGAACGTGATCACCCTTGGATGGATGAAGGCTTAAATTCACTAAACGAAAACAGATATATTGAAACTAAATATCCAAATGCTAAATTATTACCAGTTGATTCAGGTATTACTCCCCTACTTCGGTTTTTTGATTTAGCAGATTATAAACATAAAGCTAGTTATGAATTGCTTTACACAACAAATGCTCGATTAAATAAAGACCAAGCAATTGAAGAAAAAAGTGCCAACTATACTTCCATGAATTATGGTGGTATTGTTTATTCTAAAACAGCAATTGTTTTCGATTACTTATTAGCCTATTTAGGCGAAGAGATTTTTGACAAATGTATGCATCATTATTTTGACGAATGGAAATTTAAACATCCTCAACCACAAGATTTAAGAGCAATTTTTGAAGAAGAAACTGGCAAAGATTTATCTTGGTTTTTTGACGATATTATTAAAACAACTAAAAAAATAGATTATAAAATCACTACGACAAAAAAGGACACTTCAAATGCTGAAAATATACTCTTAAAAGTAAAAAACAATGGCAAAATAAATGGACCTTTTTCAGTTTCCGGAATTAAGAATAATGAAATTGTTCACACCCAATGGTATGAGCCTATTGGCAACAAAAAGCTCCTCACTTTTAAAAAAGGCGATTATAGTCATTTTAAAATTGATGCTAATCTTGACATCCCTGAAATTAACCGTAAAAATAATACGTTAAAAACCAAAGGGCTCTTTAAAACTATGGAACCTTTTCGTTTGCAACTTATGGGGAGTACTGAAAACCCTAATAAAACCCAATTGTTTTTTACTCCTATTGCAGGATGGAATACCAACGACAATTTTATGTTAGGGACAGCTTTTTACAACTCAACAATTCCGAGTAAAAAGTTTGAATATGTAATCGCACCATTATATGCTTTTGGTTCAAAAAACCTAAACGGATATGCAAATGCGTTTTACCATATTATGCCAAACAGCTTATTTCAGGATGTTGCCATTGGAATAAAATCATCTTCGTTTAGTTATTTAAATTTTAACAAACCTAATAATGATGAAATACAAGCTTTAGAGTATTACAAAATAGCTCCACAAATTAATTTTGAATTCAAGAAACGTAACCCTCGTCAATTTAATTCTTTTAATATTAATTATCAGTTTGTGAATATTATTGAAGAAGTAGCGAATTATGACAGAGATGCTGATGGAAATGCCTTTTACACATTAGATTTTGAAGATTATTACGTAAATAATTTATCGTTTATTTTAAAGAGTAAACATCCAATAAATCCATTTTTAGTAACTGTAAATACCCAACAATCTACTAATTTTGTAAAATTAAATTTAGAAGCCAATTACCGTTTCGCTTACCGTAAGCCAAAAACCGGATTAGACATCCGATTATTTGTGGGTCGATTTTTATATAACAACAATGCTTCTATTAGGTTTAATTATAATTTAAGTGGTAATTCTGATTATATGTATGATCACATTTTATTGGCTCGTAATACAACAGATGGCTATTTAAATCAACAAGCAATGATAACTGATGGTGGCTTTAAAAACTATACCACTATCCCTTCTGCTAATAAATGGCTAAATGCCATAAATATTAAAAGTACATTACCTCTTCGTTTTATCGGATTATATGCTGATGCTGGATTATCTGGCTATACTGCAAGAGATTTTAAAGGAAATGAAGTTGACGAAGTTTCTAACGTTGCTTACAATTTTGGTGCAACTTTAATTGTTGTTCCAAATATCTTTGAGATTTACTTTCCTATTAAAATGTCGAGCGAATTAAACCAATTAAAATACAGCGAAAAAATTAGATTCTCACTCAATTTATATACCATTAAACCGTTTGAAATGGTTAGAAATTTAGATCTTTAG
- a CDS encoding UDP-2,3-diacylglucosamine diphosphatase, giving the protein MPEKTKIYFASDFHLGAPNYEKSLEREKLIVTWLDEIKHNAKEIFLVGDLFDFWFEYKHTIPKGFVRLQGKIAELTDSGIPITLFTGNHDMWMFDYLPKELGVTLHRGNITREFNGKKFLIGHGDGLGPGDHGYKFIKKVFANKLCQWAFERIHPNFGLGIGNYWSSKSRKVNAGSDEIFLGEENEWLAIYCREYLQKEHIDYFVFGHRHLPLEIKLNENSTYFNLGEWINYNSFAVFDGEKLEIKTYK; this is encoded by the coding sequence ATGCCAGAAAAAACTAAAATATACTTTGCTTCCGATTTTCATTTAGGCGCTCCTAATTACGAAAAGAGCCTAGAGCGAGAAAAGCTTATTGTTACGTGGCTAGATGAAATAAAACATAATGCTAAAGAAATATTTTTAGTAGGCGATTTATTTGATTTTTGGTTTGAATACAAGCATACTATCCCTAAAGGTTTTGTTCGTTTACAAGGTAAAATTGCTGAGTTAACCGATAGCGGAATACCCATTACACTGTTTACTGGTAACCACGACATGTGGATGTTCGATTATCTTCCAAAAGAATTAGGTGTTACATTGCACCGAGGCAACATAACAAGAGAATTTAACGGAAAAAAGTTTTTAATTGGACATGGCGATGGTTTAGGACCAGGTGATCACGGATATAAATTTATAAAAAAGGTTTTTGCTAATAAATTATGCCAATGGGCTTTTGAACGCATCCACCCTAACTTTGGGCTAGGAATAGGCAACTATTGGAGCAGTAAAAGTAGAAAAGTAAATGCTGGTAGTGATGAAATATTTTTGGGAGAAGAAAATGAATGGTTAGCCATTTATTGCCGTGAATATTTACAAAAAGAACACATTGATTATTTTGTGTTTGGACACCGCCACTTACCATTAGAAATAAAACTAAACGAAAACTCGACCTATTTTAATTTAGGCGAATGGATTAATTATAACTCTTTCGCCGTATTTGATGGGGAAAAGTTAGAGATAAAAACTTATAAATAA
- a CDS encoding DUF7793 family protein: MFFVEMPLIEHNKFSIDLIDNNFISLVINEGETIEAEDIHEIYAGYKLLVGENDYVVAVYANPFSSMSKKAREIAANEYSSPKRRKVALISNNLSHVIILSFFMNVNRPKTPIKIFKNEADAHAWLRT; encoded by the coding sequence GTGTTTTTCGTCGAAATGCCTTTAATTGAACATAATAAATTTTCCATAGATTTAATTGACAATAATTTTATATCTCTTGTTATTAATGAAGGTGAAACTATTGAAGCTGAGGATATTCATGAAATATATGCTGGGTATAAGCTCTTAGTTGGTGAAAATGATTATGTAGTGGCTGTTTACGCTAATCCTTTTTCTTCAATGTCTAAAAAAGCACGTGAAATTGCTGCAAATGAATACTCTTCTCCTAAAAGAAGAAAAGTCGCACTCATATCAAATAATCTTTCACACGTAATTATTCTAAGTTTTTTCATGAATGTAAACAGACCAAAAACTCCAATCAAAATTTTTAAAAATGAAGCTGATGCTCATGCTTGGCTTAGAACTTAA
- a CDS encoding TonB-dependent receptor: protein MKILISLLLSSSFLFAQNASISGVLTSKDKIIEFANVGLAGTVYGTSTNEKGFFELKDIKPGMYNLQISAIGFKRYQQNITVKNGDNLKLNVNVESSTSQLNEVVITGTLKEVSIMESAVPIEVYTPAYFKKNPTPALFESLQIVNGVRPQINCSVCNTGDIHINGMEGPYTMVTIDGMPIVGGLASVYGLNGIPNSMIEQMEVVKGPASTLYGSEAVGGLINVITKSPDRAPDFSIDVFGTTWGEINTDVSVKFKLNEKVSSMLGLNYFNYSIPKDNNGDNFTDVTLQDRISLFNKWSFKRKNDRQASIGLRYIYEDRWGGEMDWTPEFRGGDSLYGESIYTSRFELIGKYHMPVKETIISSFSLSNHNQDSRYGNTSYIAQQNIAFGQLFWDKTIMDVHNFVLGTALRYNYYDDNTSATFSSDTINRTNKPENYLLPGVFLQDEISLNEKNKLLLGLRYDYDSRHGSILTPRANYKWSVNDNNIIRLSFGTGYRVVNLFTEDHAATTGAREVVVFGALKPEQSYNVNLAYQKFINTGFGFINFDGALFYTYFTNKIAPDYETNPQQIIYENLNGNAVSRGGSFNLGINFSIPLNIKVGGTFLDVYQMEENLEGKLERQEQLLTEKVSGTYSVAYHLQKANIKIDYNGNVYGPMKLPLVENDFRPAYSDWYSIQNIQVTKTFKKGWEVYGGVKNILNFTPPAYSILRPEDPFDKNVNDPINNPNGYTFDPTYVYASNQGIRGFFGIRYTFLK from the coding sequence ATGAAGATTTTAATTTCACTTTTACTAAGTTCTAGTTTTTTGTTTGCTCAAAATGCCAGTATATCAGGTGTTTTAACATCAAAAGATAAAATTATTGAATTTGCTAATGTTGGGTTGGCTGGAACAGTTTATGGGACTTCGACTAACGAAAAAGGTTTTTTTGAGTTGAAAGATATTAAGCCTGGAATGTATAATCTACAAATTAGTGCAATAGGTTTTAAGCGTTATCAGCAAAATATAACTGTTAAAAATGGCGATAATTTAAAATTGAATGTAAATGTAGAATCTTCTACATCTCAATTAAATGAAGTGGTAATTACGGGAACTTTAAAAGAAGTTTCTATTATGGAATCGGCAGTTCCAATAGAAGTTTATACGCCTGCTTATTTTAAGAAAAACCCAACTCCAGCTTTATTTGAATCGTTACAAATTGTAAATGGAGTTCGACCACAAATTAACTGCAGTGTTTGTAATACAGGCGATATTCATATTAATGGGATGGAAGGACCATATACTATGGTTACTATTGATGGAATGCCTATAGTTGGAGGTTTGGCTTCTGTTTACGGCTTAAATGGAATTCCAAATAGTATGATAGAACAAATGGAAGTGGTAAAAGGGCCAGCTTCAACTTTATATGGTTCAGAAGCAGTAGGAGGATTGATTAATGTAATTACGAAGTCTCCCGATCGTGCACCTGATTTTTCAATTGATGTTTTTGGGACAACATGGGGAGAAATCAATACAGATGTGTCGGTTAAGTTTAAATTGAATGAAAAAGTTTCGTCAATGCTAGGTTTAAATTATTTTAATTATTCAATTCCGAAAGATAACAATGGCGATAATTTTACGGATGTTACTTTACAAGACAGAATATCGTTATTTAACAAATGGAGTTTTAAGCGAAAAAATGATAGACAAGCATCTATTGGATTACGCTATATTTATGAAGATAGATGGGGTGGAGAAATGGATTGGACACCAGAATTTAGAGGTGGAGATAGCTTGTATGGCGAATCAATTTATACAAGTAGATTTGAGTTAATTGGTAAATACCATATGCCAGTTAAAGAAACTATTATTTCCTCTTTTTCATTGTCTAATCATAATCAAGATTCTAGGTATGGCAACACAAGTTATATTGCTCAGCAAAATATTGCGTTTGGTCAGTTGTTTTGGGACAAGACCATAATGGATGTACATAATTTTGTTTTAGGAACTGCTTTACGTTACAATTATTACGATGATAATACTTCTGCAACTTTTTCATCGGACACGATAAATCGAACAAATAAGCCAGAAAACTATTTATTACCAGGAGTGTTTTTACAAGATGAAATCAGTTTAAATGAGAAAAACAAATTGTTGTTGGGATTACGATATGATTATGATTCAAGACATGGAAGTATTTTAACACCAAGAGCAAATTATAAATGGAGTGTAAACGATAATAATATAATTAGATTAAGTTTTGGAACGGGCTATCGTGTTGTTAATTTATTTACTGAAGACCATGCTGCAACAACAGGGGCTAGAGAAGTAGTTGTTTTTGGTGCGTTGAAGCCAGAGCAAAGTTATAATGTAAACTTAGCTTATCAAAAATTTATTAATACTGGTTTTGGTTTTATCAATTTTGATGGAGCTTTATTTTACACTTATTTTACCAACAAAATTGCTCCTGATTATGAAACAAACCCTCAACAAATTATTTATGAAAACTTAAATGGAAATGCGGTTTCACGTGGAGGTAGTTTTAATTTAGGGATTAACTTTTCTATTCCATTAAATATAAAAGTAGGAGGTACATTTTTAGATGTTTACCAAATGGAAGAAAACCTAGAAGGAAAGTTAGAGCGACAGGAACAATTGTTAACCGAAAAAGTATCAGGAACCTATTCTGTGGCTTATCATTTACAAAAGGCAAACATAAAAATAGATTATAATGGCAATGTTTACGGTCCAATGAAATTACCTTTGGTTGAAAACGATTTTAGACCAGCATATTCGGATTGGTACAGCATACAAAATATACAAGTAACTAAAACCTTTAAAAAAGGCTGGGAAGTTTATGGTGGAGTTAAAAATATCTTAAACTTTACACCTCCGGCTTATTCTATTTTACGACCAGAAGACCCTTTTGATAAAAATGTAAACGACCCAATCAATAACCCAAATGGATATACTTTTGACCCCACTTACGTTTATGCTTCAAATCAAGGAATAAGAGGGTTTTTTGGAATTAGATATACTTTTTTGAAATAG
- a CDS encoding metal-dependent transcriptional regulator, whose amino-acid sequence MNSFTEENYLKAIFKLSKGKTEVSTNAVAAEMDTKASSVTDMLKKLADKKLVNYAPYKGVNLTETGKQIAISIVRKHRLWEVFLVDKLNFKWDEVHDIAEQLEHIQSNELVERLDHFLENPKYDPHGDPIPDKDGNIARHKELTLADLNIGEKGVIVGVKEHSKSFLNYLDQLNLVLGTEIAVTDKIEFDNSMSLKINKKSTSTVSNQASKNLYIKKIN is encoded by the coding sequence ATGAATTCTTTTACAGAAGAAAATTATTTAAAGGCTATTTTTAAACTAAGCAAAGGAAAAACGGAAGTTTCTACCAATGCTGTAGCAGCAGAAATGGATACAAAAGCATCTTCTGTCACGGATATGCTAAAAAAATTAGCCGATAAAAAGCTAGTTAATTATGCACCCTACAAAGGAGTTAACTTAACTGAAACCGGAAAACAGATTGCCATTTCTATTGTTAGAAAACACCGATTATGGGAAGTTTTTTTAGTGGACAAACTAAATTTTAAGTGGGATGAAGTTCATGACATTGCTGAGCAATTAGAACATATTCAAAGCAACGAATTAGTAGAGCGATTAGACCATTTTTTAGAAAACCCAAAATACGACCCACATGGCGATCCAATACCTGATAAAGATGGAAATATAGCTAGACATAAAGAACTAACCTTAGCTGACCTTAATATCGGTGAAAAAGGGGTTATTGTAGGTGTTAAAGAACATTCTAAAAGCTTTTTAAACTATTTAGACCAACTAAACTTGGTTTTAGGAACTGAAATAGCTGTAACTGATAAAATAGAATTTGATAATTCAATGTCGTTAAAAATAAATAAAAAGTCTACTTCAACAGTATCGAATCAAGCCAGTAAAAATTTATACATTAAAAAAATAAACTAA
- a CDS encoding ZIP family metal transporter codes for MLDQILSFFESVDSPVTQAVYATLFTWGLTALGASFVFFFKTMNRAIFDGMLGFTGGVMVAASYWSLLAPAIELSENAGGIPWVPAALGFAGGALFLFGLDKVMPHLHINFKKEEAEGVKTDWHRSTLLVLAITLHNIPEGLAVGVLFGGVAAGFDGATLGGAVALAIGIGIQNFPEGMAVSMPLRRQGLSRWKSFNYGQLSAIVEPVAAAFGAWAVMTFQPILPYALAFAAGAMIYVVVEEVIPETQRDRYTDVATLGFIGGFIVMMVLDVALG; via the coding sequence ATGTTAGATCAAATTTTATCGTTTTTCGAATCGGTAGATAGTCCTGTAACCCAAGCCGTTTACGCAACCCTTTTTACTTGGGGACTTACTGCCTTAGGTGCTTCGTTTGTGTTTTTCTTTAAAACCATGAATCGGGCAATTTTTGATGGAATGCTTGGTTTTACTGGTGGTGTAATGGTTGCTGCAAGTTACTGGTCTTTATTGGCACCAGCTATTGAGCTTTCAGAAAATGCTGGAGGAATACCATGGGTACCAGCTGCTTTAGGCTTTGCAGGAGGAGCTTTATTCTTATTTGGTTTAGACAAAGTGATGCCTCACCTACACATCAACTTTAAAAAAGAAGAAGCTGAAGGTGTAAAAACAGATTGGCATCGTTCTACTCTACTAGTATTAGCAATAACTTTACACAACATACCAGAAGGGCTAGCTGTTGGGGTGTTGTTTGGAGGTGTCGCGGCTGGATTTGATGGCGCTACCCTTGGTGGTGCTGTAGCTCTAGCAATAGGTATTGGTATTCAAAATTTCCCTGAAGGGATGGCTGTTTCTATGCCTTTAAGAAGACAAGGTTTATCTCGTTGGAAAAGTTTTAATTACGGTCAACTTTCTGCAATTGTAGAGCCAGTTGCTGCTGCGTTTGGAGCTTGGGCGGTCATGACATTTCAACCAATACTTCCATACGCTTTAGCTTTTGCAGCAGGAGCAATGATTTATGTAGTTGTAGAGGAAGTTATTCCGGAAACACAACGAGACAGATACACAGATGTAGCTACACTTGGATTTATTGGCGGGTTTATCGTTATGATGGTATTAGATGTTGCTCTTGGCTAA
- the smpB gene encoding SsrA-binding protein SmpB, which translates to MSNDINIKNKRASFEYEFIETFTAGIQLTGTEIKSIRAGKASIIEGYCFIKNGELFIKNMYIAEYLQGTYNNHDPKRDRKLLLNRSELDKLTKKKKDVGLTIIPLKIFINKNGYAKLNIALAKGKKLHDKRQDLKAKDDKRAMDRALKH; encoded by the coding sequence GTGAGTAACGATATCAACATAAAAAACAAACGTGCAAGTTTCGAATATGAATTTATTGAAACGTTTACTGCTGGTATTCAATTAACTGGTACTGAAATTAAAAGTATTAGAGCTGGTAAAGCCAGTATTATTGAGGGATATTGTTTTATAAAAAATGGTGAATTGTTTATTAAAAACATGTACATCGCCGAATATTTGCAAGGAACTTACAACAACCACGATCCCAAAAGAGACAGAAAGCTTTTGTTAAACAGAAGTGAGCTTGACAAGCTAACCAAAAAGAAAAAAGATGTTGGTTTAACCATTATACCTCTCAAAATATTTATTAATAAAAATGGTTATGCAAAACTAAACATCGCTTTAGCAAAAGGTAAAAAGCTACATGATAAACGCCAAGATTTAAAAGCAAAAGACGATAAAAGAGCTATGGATAGGGCTTTAAAACATTAA
- a CDS encoding alpha/beta hydrolase family protein translates to MRISLNNIIQSKYNKPILLDYGFKNNGLKKPVILFAHGFKGFKDWGHFNKVMEHFIENDFVFVKFNFSHNGGTVEQPIDFPDLEAFGNNNYTKELDDLRTVTDWIEDNEHIPAEEINTEEIYLIGHSRGGGISVISASEDKRIKKLVTWAAVADLINRIPESQLEFWKEQGVIYVENARTKQQMPMYYQFVEDTLNNKERLTIENAARKIDFPHLIIHGTNDKAVDVTEAHNLAKWNSNAELFIIEDADHVFGASHPFIESGFPADVKLVLEKTIQFFK, encoded by the coding sequence ATGAGAATATCATTAAACAATATAATACAAAGTAAATACAACAAACCAATTTTATTGGATTATGGTTTTAAAAATAATGGTTTAAAAAAGCCTGTTATATTGTTTGCTCATGGATTTAAAGGGTTTAAAGATTGGGGTCATTTTAATAAAGTGATGGAGCATTTTATTGAGAACGATTTTGTGTTTGTAAAGTTTAATTTTTCTCACAATGGCGGAACGGTTGAGCAGCCAATCGATTTCCCCGATTTAGAAGCTTTTGGTAATAACAATTACACCAAAGAATTAGATGATTTACGAACGGTTACCGATTGGATTGAGGATAATGAGCATATACCTGCAGAAGAAATTAATACAGAAGAAATTTATTTGATTGGGCACAGTAGAGGTGGAGGAATAAGTGTGATTTCAGCATCGGAAGATAAGAGAATTAAAAAATTGGTAACCTGGGCTGCTGTAGCTGATTTAATTAATCGTATACCAGAATCGCAATTAGAATTTTGGAAAGAGCAAGGTGTAATTTATGTTGAAAATGCAAGAACCAAACAACAAATGCCAATGTATTATCAGTTTGTAGAAGATACATTAAATAATAAAGAACGCTTAACGATTGAAAATGCAGCACGAAAAATCGATTTTCCTCATTTAATTATACATGGAACAAACGATAAGGCAGTTGATGTAACTGAAGCACATAATTTAGCGAAGTGGAATTCGAATGCCGAATTGTTCATTATTGAAGATGCTGATCATGTTTTTGGAGCATCTCATCCTTTTATTGAAAGTGGGTTTCCAGCAGATGTGAAATTGGTATTAGAAAAAACAATTCAGTTTTTTAAATAA
- the xerA gene encoding site-specific tyrosine recombinase/integron integrase — protein MNANFNKNITLKHLLINNEKQIGIKFYPDKLLQTVIKGLPNVKWSNEFGMAYIKNNPNNLNLIFNDFKGLAWINCASFFPNNKIKTNNSPVKVNDFRNRELPYDYRKCPEEYLQKLELKQYALSTAKTYINMFERFINHYKNKELTHVNENDIRTYLQLLVQQEKSHSYINQMINSIKFYYEVVLEMPNRFYSVERPIKKESLPKVISLEEVQNIINNTNNIKHRCIVSLLYSAGLRRNELLNLKLEDIDSKRMVITIKNGKGNKDRQTILSETVLADLRSYYIEWKPKLFLFESPNGGKYSPESVLKIIKTAAKKAGIRKNITPHMLRHSFATHLLENGTDLRYIQVLLGHNSTRTTEVYTQVAINNIKAIKSPIELLNLS, from the coding sequence ATGAACGCTAATTTTAATAAAAATATAACCTTAAAACACTTACTTATTAATAATGAGAAACAAATTGGAATTAAATTTTACCCTGACAAACTATTGCAAACAGTTATAAAAGGCTTACCTAATGTAAAATGGAGTAATGAATTTGGGATGGCGTATATTAAAAATAACCCTAACAATTTAAACCTCATTTTTAATGATTTTAAAGGCTTGGCTTGGATTAACTGTGCTAGCTTTTTCCCTAATAATAAAATAAAAACCAACAATAGTCCAGTAAAAGTTAACGACTTTAGAAACAGAGAATTACCGTATGATTACAGAAAATGCCCAGAGGAATATTTACAAAAACTAGAACTTAAACAATATGCTTTAAGTACTGCAAAAACATACATTAATATGTTTGAGCGGTTTATTAATCATTATAAAAACAAAGAATTAACACATGTAAATGAAAACGATATAAGAACTTATTTACAGTTGTTAGTGCAACAAGAAAAATCGCACTCTTACATCAACCAAATGATTAATAGCATTAAATTTTATTATGAAGTAGTACTGGAAATGCCAAACCGATTTTATAGCGTAGAACGACCAATAAAAAAAGAAAGTTTACCAAAAGTAATTAGCCTTGAAGAGGTTCAAAATATTATAAACAACACCAATAATATTAAGCATAGATGCATTGTTAGTTTATTATATTCGGCAGGGCTTCGTAGAAATGAATTGCTAAATTTAAAGCTAGAAGATATAGATAGTAAACGCATGGTAATTACTATTAAAAATGGAAAAGGAAATAAAGACCGACAAACCATATTGAGCGAAACAGTTTTAGCAGATTTAAGAAGCTACTATATAGAATGGAAACCAAAATTGTTTTTATTTGAGAGTCCAAATGGAGGGAAATATAGTCCTGAAAGCGTTCTTAAAATAATTAAAACTGCCGCTAAAAAAGCAGGAATAAGAAAAAACATTACACCACATATGCTCCGACATAGTTTTGCCACCCATTTATTAGAAAACGGAACAGATTTACGTTACATACAAGTATTACTGGGACATAACAGTACAAGAACTACAGAAGTTTACACTCAAGT